The stretch of DNA CGAAAAGGACCAGAAGGTCGTTCTCGAGGCCCGTGCAGAACTCAATATTGGGGATGAACATGCAAAATGGGAACCCACTCTCGCATGCGGCTACAAGGCGTATCCTGTCATCACAATCGATGACCGTTGTGACGCCTGCGGCAACTGTGTCGAAGAGTGCCCGCGCAATGTTCTCAGGGTCGGCAAAAAATCGGTCGAGATAGCCGACGGAAAACTCGAGGACTGTTCGATGTGCCGTCTCTGTGAGAAGGCATGTATGGCGAGCGGAATCGGTGACAGACCGGCAATAAGCGTTAAACCAGACAATACAAGGTTTTTATTTGTCGTCGAAAGCGACGGGTCGCTCCCCGTGAAGGAGATCATGACCTGCGCATTAGGAATAATGAAGGACAAATCCGACAGCCTGGTGGATGTATTAAACGAGATATCCGGAGCGATCTGATATGAAGAAAGATATTAAGACAAATCCGCGTTACACTGCCCTGATCTCATCATTAAAGGAAGCATCCCGTTCAGGCGATGCGAAGGTCTGGCGCGAGATCGCGAGAAGACTTGAGGCCCCGAGCCGCAACTACGCCGAGGTAAACCTCAGCAAGATCAACAGGTACGCCCGCGAAGGCGAGACCGTGATCATACCCGGCAAGGTTCTCGGAAGCGGAGCACTGACAAGGGGAGTGAAGGTTGCCGCGCTCAATTTCAGCGGGGCTGCAGCAGACAAGATCAAAGCTGCCGACGGAACCTGTATGACTATTGAGGACCTCGTGAAGACGAATCCCGAGGGAAAACTTGTAAGGATACTGAGGTGAGGAGAATGGTTACAGTAATCGATGCAACAGACCTGCGCCTTGGAAGACTCGCGAGCCTTGTAGCCAAGAGATGCCTTGAGGGAGAGGAGATCGCGATCGTCAATGCGGAAGCTGCCGTAGTTACAGGTGCAAAGGCACGTGTTCTGGCAGACTACGACGTGAAGAGAAAGCGCGGCTCACGCGAAGGCGGACCG from Methanolacinia petrolearia DSM 11571 encodes:
- a CDS encoding 50S ribosomal protein L18e: MKKDIKTNPRYTALISSLKEASRSGDAKVWREIARRLEAPSRNYAEVNLSKINRYAREGETVIIPGKVLGSGALTRGVKVAALNFSGAAADKIKAADGTCMTIEDLVKTNPEGKLVRILR
- a CDS encoding DNA-directed RNA polymerase subunit D, whose protein sequence is MEISFSRLDEDIARFTLKDATPAFANTFRRTMIGEVPTLAIEDVLIYDNNSALFDEMLAHRLGLIPIKTDLSEYVKKSECSCGGEGCSSCQAIFTLSVEGPGTVHSSDLIPADPRATPVNMDIPVVKLEKDQKVVLEARAELNIGDEHAKWEPTLACGYKAYPVITIDDRCDACGNCVEECPRNVLRVGKKSVEIADGKLEDCSMCRLCEKACMASGIGDRPAISVKPDNTRFLFVVESDGSLPVKEIMTCALGIMKDKSDSLVDVLNEISGAI